GGAGAGTTCGACGAGGCGGAACGCGTCTTCTCCCGCATCAAGGCCTTCTACTCTCTGCTCAATTCGGAACAGGACGGCAGTCTCCAGGGCGGGGGCATCGCCTTCAGCCTCATGGGACTCATGGAAGGCCTCAAAGGGAACTGGCAGAAAAGCCGGGAGCACTTCACCCTGGCGGAGCGCTTCGTCACCACCACCCGGCGCCCCACCTGGACGGCCATCCTCTACTGGGCCAAGGCCGAGCTTCTCCGGGAAGGAAACGGCATCCCGGAGCGAATCCATGCGGACTTCCTGCCCCAGAGTGAGCAGGAATACCGGGAATGGGCCCACCGTTCCGGCGCCTGGGTCGGCTGGATCCGCTAAAACTCCCCTGAACCTCCTCAATGGCCGCATGCAGGCCCGCGCCGGTGCCCCCTTCCATCCATCGGCGCGGGACAAACCGGAAGACAGCGCAGTACAGCCCCCTCCAGTCCAGATAACGAGCAGCAGCCACAACACCACTTGAGGGCTTCGGTTTCCGGGGCCTGCAAAAAGAGCGCAAAGAACGCCGCCCCCTTCCCCGCTTCCGCCGGGATGAAGGGAGCGGCTTTTTGCACTCTTTTGACACCCTGCCGCTACACTTCCGGCAGAAGCTCACACAAAAAAACCAACAAATCCCACAGAGGAGGATGGCACTATGTCTATTGAGAAGGTTCGGCAGTTGATGATCGATGGAGACAACGACGCGGCCGTCTCCCACGTCCAGGCGTTGCTCGACGGGGGAACGGATCCGCAGGCCATCATGGACGGCCTGACGGAGGAGATGGAGGAACTGGGCAAGAAGTTCGAGAACTTCGAGGTCTTCCTTCCCGAGCTCATGGTCGCCGGGGACACCTTCATGCAGGTCGTGGAGGTGCTGAAAGGGTACCTCGTCGCGGATGCCGAGGGCAAAGGCCGTTCCACGATCGTCGTCGGGGCCGTCAAGGGCGACTACCACGAGATCGGCAAGAACATCGTGGGGATCATCCTGGAGGCCAACGGCTTCAACGTGGTGGATCTCGGCGGCAACGTGGACCCCGTGGCCTTCATGGAGGAGGCGGAGAAGAACAATGCCGACGCCGTGGCGCTCTCCGCGCTGATGACCACCACCATGCCCAACCAGGAGGAGTTCATCAAGCTCACCAGGGAGGTGGGCAACACCGGCAAGTACCTCGTCTGCATCGGCGGCGCGCCGACATCACCGGAGTGGGCCGAGAAGATCGGCGCCGACATCTGGTCCTTCGACGCCTTCGACTTCGCCGGCAAGCTCAAGGAGGCTCTCAACCGGTAGCACCGGCGGACAGGGTGTCTGCCTGCCAAACCAGGATGTAACGTGAAAGGGGTTTTGAACAATGTCCACGTTTCGGATGTGGGAAGTCTTTGCAAAGGCCGAGAGCGGCCCCTTCTACAGGGACCAGAACGAATGGATGATGAAATCCTTCATCCCGGAGATCCGCCGGGTCGTGAAGGAGCACGGCATCAAGTGGGACAAAAAGACCATCGTCAACGGCGACGACGACCTGGCCGACAGGCTCTGGGCCGCCGCCAGGGATTTCTTCCTCTCCGTGGGCGTCTACCACCAGGAGACCCACAGGGTGATGCAGTTCACCGAGCAGGAGGTCGACGAGGTCCTCTACACCAAGCAACCCTCCTACATGGTAGGCGCAGGCCACGACCAGCGCCGGCTCGGGATGCGCGCCGTGGAAGACAGGGAGAAACGGCCCTTCCACCTCTTCAGCCCCGACGCCAACTTCAGCACCGACATCCACAAGAAGGCCTGCATGGCCTATCTGAAGGAGCCCATGCTTGACGGGCTCTGCGCTCCGCTGATCGAGGACTTCATGGGCCGCAAGGCCACCTCCCAGAGCCCCACGGAGGTCGCCGCCGCCATGGAGCACGCCATGAACCTCCGGGACGCCCAGCGGCTGGTGGGCAAACCCGACGTCTGGACCGTCTCCGTGGGGACCGCCGAAACGGACCAGGCCCAGATCGCCGCCGCCGACCCCTCCTGGGGGGTCCGTCCCTCCCATCTGGACGGACGGATGGTCTCCATCCTCTCGGAGATGACCACCAGCGACGCCATGCTCAACAAGTCGCTCCACTACCGCTCCTACGGGAATGTCTTCGGCAACCTCTGCGGCGCCATCTACGGGGGGCACGCCGGCGGGGCCGAGGCCACCGCT
This DNA window, taken from Synergistales bacterium, encodes the following:
- a CDS encoding cobalamin-dependent protein (Presence of a B(12) (cobalamin)-binding domain implies dependence on cobalamin itself, in one of its several forms, or in some unusual lineages, dependence on a cobalamin-like analog.) translates to MSIEKVRQLMIDGDNDAAVSHVQALLDGGTDPQAIMDGLTEEMEELGKKFENFEVFLPELMVAGDTFMQVVEVLKGYLVADAEGKGRSTIVVGAVKGDYHEIGKNIVGIILEANGFNVVDLGGNVDPVAFMEEAEKNNADAVALSALMTTTMPNQEEFIKLTREVGNTGKYLVCIGGAPTSPEWAEKIGADIWSFDAFDFAGKLKEALNR
- a CDS encoding monomethylamine:corrinoid methyltransferase; this encodes MWEVFAKAESGPFYRDQNEWMMKSFIPEIRRVVKEHGIKWDKKTIVNGDDDLADRLWAAARDFFLSVGVYHQETHRVMQFTEQEVDEVLYTKQPSYMVGAGHDQRRLGMRAVEDREKRPFHLFSPDANFSTDIHKKACMAYLKEPMLDGLCAPLIEDFMGRKATSQSPTEVAAAMEHAMNLRDAQRLVGKPDVWTVSVGTAETDQAQIAAADPSWGVRPSHLDGRMVSILSEMTTSDAMLNKSLHYRSYGNVFGNLCGAIYGGHAGGAEATAVLQTAYNIQGACLYGSCWALNFPFHLKWQSTTTRELLWLQSLLSQALSRNSNLIFLNNLFANAGPGTDQLYWECANHAIACESSGGNPWGAATCRNKFTDHATPLESRFFHECSEASFNMRLSRAQADEMCRKIMEKYESLVPVDNYGHTIQEVYDMERLTPRQEYIDQYHRMKDELSKIGLRFPY